Part of the Puniceicoccaceae bacterium genome is shown below.
TGTCCCCAAACGCAATCCATCCCACTGCGGGCCCCTCACCCCGCTCCTTGACGGAGAATTGCAGGTGCATCAAGGGCAGGCCGAACAGTTTCCATTTACTGCGGTACTCCCGTGCCGCAGAACCCACCTGATCCCGTGGATCTTCGAAGGCCTCTGGCTGGCGCAGGCGTTCCTGCGCGCGTAATTCCGCATTGCGTTTGAGCATGCGAAAGGTGGCAACAGGCCAGGCGAGCACGAACAGGAGGATGAGCACCTGGCTCGCCACAGCAAGAACCGGGGCAGTGGAGGGAACGTAAATCGCCAGGAACATCATACCGACCAGCAGTGCGATGAAACTGAGCGATGAGCCGATGAAAAAGAGGGTGGTCCAGATGACCTGCTTGCGTTCCCGGTCCGTGCGGCTTTGGTCGAGATTGGCCCGCACCATGAAAAAGCTGCCAATCAGCCCCGAGACCGAAGCGAGCAGGGCTGCAATGCCCAGTCCTTTGGCTACGCTACTGGTGTGGGCGATGGCGGCACCCATGCTCATGGCTTTTGCGGTTGGTGCCAGCGATGGGAGCGCGGCCAGCACTGCCATGGTGAATACCTTGCCCGGGGTGCTGCGCACCAGCGCATCTTCCACAAAACTCGTCATGCGATCCCGCAGCAGGGCACGTCCGCGGGAGAGGCGTTGTTTGACTGCATCCTCTGTGAGTTCGAGTTCGGCGGCGACGTGCCGGATCGATTGGTGTTCGCGGTAGTAGAGAATCAGCGGTTCCCGGTAGGAGGCAGGAATTTGCTGCAACGTGTTCCACAACAACTTCTGCTCCTCGAGTCGCATGGTCTGCTCTTCGATACTGTCGTCCTCGGTTTCGGTCATCCCGATGGACTCGAGCGAATGGGCCTGAGTGCTCGGTTCCTTTGACTGTTTGCGAAGGTGGCGGCTGACCTTGAAGCGCAGAATACCGCAGAGCCAGGCGCGAAGTTTTTCGGGTTCACGCAGGGAGGATAGTTTTTTCCAACCCTCAATGAATGCTTCCTGGGCCACGTCTTCACTTGCGCTGACGTTTCCCATGGATGCATAGGCAAGCGAGCAGAGCAGGCGTTGGTAGCGTTCGATAATGCGACCATATGCGTTGCGGTTCCCTTTGAGGGAGGCAATCACCAGAGCGGTATCGCTGAGTTCTTCTTCGGAATGGGTTTGAGTGGTGAGCATGGCAAAATGTGTTCTGGATGCATGTGCCCGAAACTGGGGTTGGGGTGACAGTTTTTTTGCCAAATCAACGTATCCCACGAAACCGCAAAAATCGACTCTCCGGCCGGGTTTGCTGGGAGCAAGTTTGGAAAAAATCGAAAAAGTTTGTCACCCCATGTGCGGAAATCGGCTCTTACCTGCAAACGCCGAGAGCATTTTGTCCTCAGCAACACCATCATCTGAAACCTAACGATTATGCCAAAAACCATGCAACTCGCCCATTCCCGCCGTTCCGTTCGAAACCTGCTCACGCTCGCCATGGCGATGATGCCACTGTTTGGAATCGCGAACCCTGTTCCCGAAATCATCGATGACTTTTCCGACGAAAATCTGAATCAACTGGGCTTTCCCCGCATGGTCATTGAGGATACCGCAGTGGGTGGAAAGTCCACTTACATACAGACGGTTGCCTCGGGAGCGATCTCCATGAAAGGCGATCTTGTGCCGCCTCGCGGTCAGCCGGGCTGGGTTAGTCTAGTGTTTCCGCTCAGTCCAGATGGCAGTCCTGTGGACCTAAGCGCATACGAAGGAGTCCGGCTCCGTATCCGGGGGCAGCAGGGCATGCTCTCGCTCTCGGTGAATAGCACTGAAGTCGTGAATTACGATTATCACGCAGCATTGCTTGAAGCGGGTGGGGTGAAATATTCCGAGCTGAAAATCCCCTTCAAGAGTCTGAAACGTGCATGGTCAGAAGCGACATCCCTGAACACGCAAACCATTGCGAGCATCAGCCTGACAGCCGTGGGCATACAGCCCGGCGCGTTTGCTTACGAGCTGGGGGAAATCGGATTCTATTGATTCGGCAACGCAACCTGCCTTCGCATCGAACAATCCCGTGAATCCGACGACCATGCCAATGGAAACCCGCTATCACTATCTGGACGCTGTGCGCGCATTTGCGCTGCTGCTTGGCATTGTGTTTCATGCCAGCCTGTCCTTCACGCCCATGTTTATTGGATGGGCGGTCATGGATGTGTCTACCAGCTCGCTGGTGCTCCCGTTCATCACCGTGAGCCATTCGTTCCGCATGGAGCTGTTTTTCCTGATCTCAGGATTCTTCAGCCACAGGGTTCTGTGCCAGCGGGGAATGGTGCATTTCCTCCAGTCCCGCTTTCTGCGAATTGCAGTTCCATTTGTGGTTGCCTGGTTCATTCTCAAACCCCTGCTGGTGTCGGGCTGGGTGATGGGATTTGCCAGCCTGCGCGGCGAGGTGGATGTGCTGGCTGGTCTGAGGGGAGGATTCCAGTCGTTGCAAACCCTTCCAGCCGGCCTGTTTGTGGGAACACACCTCTGGTTTCTTTATTACCTGATGCTCACGACAGTTGTTGCAGTGATCCTGCGCACCCTGTTCGGGCGAAGCGAGCGCATCCTTTCGCGCGCAGACGCCGTGCTCCGGTGGGGCATCAAATGCAGGGGATCGCTGTTACTGGTCGCCGTTCCGACGGCGGTGCTGATTGCTCAGATGCAGACATGGGGAATGGACACACCGGACAAAAGCCTGGTGCCGCACCTTCCGGTTGGACTGGTGTATAGCGGATTCTTCCTGCTGGGCTGGATGTTGAACCGCCAACCCGAACTGATGGAACGCATCGCGACCGTGTCCCGAGGGACTTTGGGTGCGACAGTGGCAAGCATCGTGGCGACGCTTTGGCTTTCCACTTTCCAACTCCAACCCTCCC
Proteins encoded:
- a CDS encoding sigma-70 family RNA polymerase sigma factor; protein product: MLTTQTHSEEELSDTALVIASLKGNRNAYGRIIERYQRLLCSLAYASMGNVSASEDVAQEAFIEGWKKLSSLREPEKLRAWLCGILRFKVSRHLRKQSKEPSTQAHSLESIGMTETEDDSIEEQTMRLEEQKLLWNTLQQIPASYREPLILYYREHQSIRHVAAELELTEDAVKQRLSRGRALLRDRMTSFVEDALVRSTPGKVFTMAVLAALPSLAPTAKAMSMGAAIAHTSSVAKGLGIAALLASVSGLIGSFFMVRANLDQSRTDRERKQVIWTTLFFIGSSLSFIALLVGMMFLAIYVPSTAPVLAVASQVLILLFVLAWPVATFRMLKRNAELRAQERLRQPEAFEDPRDQVGSAAREYRSKWKLFGLPLMHLQFSVKERGEGPAVGWIAFGDTAYGVLFAFGGFAVGGISVGLVSAGFLTCSVVGVGVIGMGTIGIGLLGLGAIAIGYKAYASVSALGLQSAWGPGFAIARDAAVGPIAYARQVNNEVAAQMASLQQVEQYHVYVLWVLSVLVIVPVFFYAQAIRRRMRKQQ
- a CDS encoding CIA30 family protein, with translation MQLAHSRRSVRNLLTLAMAMMPLFGIANPVPEIIDDFSDENLNQLGFPRMVIEDTAVGGKSTYIQTVASGAISMKGDLVPPRGQPGWVSLVFPLSPDGSPVDLSAYEGVRLRIRGQQGMLSLSVNSTEVVNYDYHAALLEAGGVKYSELKIPFKSLKRAWSEATSLNTQTIASISLTAVGIQPGAFAYELGEIGFY
- a CDS encoding acyltransferase family protein, whose amino-acid sequence is MPMETRYHYLDAVRAFALLLGIVFHASLSFTPMFIGWAVMDVSTSSLVLPFITVSHSFRMELFFLISGFFSHRVLCQRGMVHFLQSRFLRIAVPFVVAWFILKPLLVSGWVMGFASLRGEVDVLAGLRGGFQSLQTLPAGLFVGTHLWFLYYLMLTTVVAVILRTLFGRSERILSRADAVLRWGIKCRGSLLLVAVPTAVLIAQMQTWGMDTPDKSLVPHLPVGLVYSGFFLLGWMLNRQPELMERIATVSRGTLGATVASIVATLWLSTFQLQPSHPGFQLAHLAHAFSYAVMMWSLLCVTLGVFRRFVDRPHAIIRYLADASYWLYLIHLPVVVWLQVAMAELPLHWTAKWVLICTLTVAIGLLLYDLAVRPTFLGKLLNGRKRERILFAKTPAPLPQN